In the Candidatus Rhodoblastus alkanivorans genome, one interval contains:
- a CDS encoding cobalt-precorrin-6A reductase yields the protein MRILILGGTTQASELARALAGRADVQPLLSLAGRTQNPAPAPIPCRIGGFGGAEGLAKFLREEQFDALIDATHPFAARISANARAASAASGAPLLVFSRPAWEASDGDDWREVADVSEAVAALGERPRRVFLTQGRLQLAAFAAAPQHFYLVRAIDQPEELRLLPHHKFISARGPFTLEGERALMRGEGIEFLVSKNSGGGATAAKLVAARELNIPVILIARPQRESAEETANLADVLAWIEAHRPAP from the coding sequence GTGCGCATTCTGATTCTCGGCGGCACGACGCAGGCGAGCGAACTGGCGCGGGCGCTCGCGGGCCGCGCTGACGTGCAACCTTTGCTCTCGCTCGCCGGGCGCACGCAAAATCCCGCGCCCGCGCCCATTCCCTGCCGCATCGGCGGCTTCGGCGGCGCCGAGGGTCTCGCGAAATTCCTGCGGGAAGAACAATTCGACGCTTTGATCGACGCCACCCACCCCTTTGCGGCGCGGATTTCCGCCAACGCCCGCGCGGCGAGCGCGGCGAGCGGCGCGCCCTTGCTTGTCTTTTCCCGTCCGGCCTGGGAAGCGAGCGACGGCGACGATTGGCGGGAAGTCGCCGATGTGAGCGAGGCCGTCGCCGCTTTGGGCGAAAGGCCGCGCCGGGTTTTCCTCACCCAGGGACGCCTTCAGCTCGCGGCCTTCGCCGCCGCGCCCCAGCACTTCTATCTGGTGCGCGCGATCGACCAGCCGGAGGAATTGCGCCTGCTGCCGCATCACAAATTCATTTCCGCGCGGGGACCTTTCACGCTCGAAGGCGAGCGCGCATTGATGCGCGGCGAAGGCATCGAGTTTCTCGTCTCGAAGAACAGCGGCGGCGGCGCGACCGCCGCGAAACTCGTCGCCGCGCGCGAGCTGAACATTCCCGTGATCCTCATCGCGCGGCCGCAACGGGAAAGCGCCGAGGAAACCGCGAATCTCGCCGACGTTCTGGCCTGGATCGAGGCTCATCGTCCCGCCCCATAG
- a CDS encoding precorrin-2 C(20)-methyltransferase, with protein MNMGRLYGVGLGPGDPELVTVKAVRVIESAAVVAFFAKTGRQGNARTIADRWIPAKARELPLNYPVTTEIPVSDPAYNEMLRAFYQEATEKLAAELAAGNDVALLAEGDPLFYGSFMHLYIRLRERFPVTIVPGVTGMAGCWAAAGETMTWGDDVMTILPGTLPLETLADRLKRTDAAVIMKVGKNFAKVRQALRDSGHYERAIYVERGTMSGEKIVKLSDKADDSAPYFAIVLVSGQGRRP; from the coding sequence ATGAACATGGGCCGCCTCTATGGCGTCGGGCTCGGCCCCGGCGATCCGGAACTCGTGACGGTCAAGGCCGTGCGCGTCATCGAAAGCGCGGCGGTCGTCGCCTTTTTCGCCAAGACCGGCCGCCAGGGCAACGCCCGCACCATCGCCGACCGCTGGATACCGGCCAAAGCCCGCGAACTGCCGCTCAACTATCCGGTGACCACCGAAATTCCGGTGAGCGACCCCGCCTATAATGAAATGCTGCGCGCCTTTTACCAGGAGGCGACGGAAAAGCTCGCCGCCGAACTTGCCGCCGGCAATGACGTGGCTTTGCTCGCCGAGGGCGATCCCCTGTTCTACGGCTCCTTCATGCATCTCTACATCCGGCTGAGGGAGCGTTTCCCCGTCACCATCGTTCCGGGCGTCACCGGCATGGCCGGATGCTGGGCGGCGGCCGGCGAGACCATGACCTGGGGCGACGACGTGATGACGATTCTGCCCGGGACCCTGCCGCTGGAAACGCTCGCCGACAGGCTGAAGCGCACGGATGCGGCGGTCATCATGAAGGTCGGCAAGAATTTCGCGAAAGTGCGGCAGGCCTTGCGCGACAGCGGCCATTACGAGCGCGCGATCTATGTCGAGCGCGGCACCATGTCCGGGGAAAAGATCGTCAAGCTCAGCGACAAGGCCGACGATTCCGCGCCTTATTTCGCGATCGTGCTGGTGAGCGGGCAGGGGCGGCGGCCGTGA
- the cobM gene encoding precorrin-4 C(11)-methyltransferase, with protein MKVHFIGAGPGAPDLITLRGHDILARCPVCLYAGSLVPTELLKHCPSKARIIDTAPMTLDEIEAEFVRARDADEDVARLHSGDLSVWSAMGEQLRRLDDLGIAYDVTPGVPSFAAAAAALRRELTLPEVAQSLVLTRTSGRASAMPEKEKLAAFAATGATLAIHLSIHVLEKIVAELLPFYGPDCPIALVFRASWPDEKIVQATLSTIVAATRDNPMERTALILVGPALGANDFRESALYDPDYRRRYRGGFVRPDGTIAEDE; from the coding sequence ATGAAGGTCCATTTCATCGGCGCCGGACCGGGCGCGCCCGACCTTATCACCTTGCGCGGCCACGATATCCTCGCGCGCTGCCCGGTGTGCCTTTACGCCGGCTCGCTCGTTCCGACCGAATTGCTCAAGCATTGTCCGTCCAAGGCGCGGATCATCGACACCGCGCCGATGACACTCGACGAAATCGAGGCCGAATTTGTGCGCGCCCGCGACGCGGACGAGGATGTCGCGCGGCTTCATTCCGGCGATCTCTCGGTGTGGAGCGCGATGGGCGAGCAGTTGCGCCGCCTCGACGATTTGGGAATTGCCTATGACGTCACGCCTGGCGTGCCCTCCTTCGCGGCGGCGGCGGCGGCTCTGCGGCGCGAACTCACCTTGCCGGAAGTCGCGCAATCCCTGGTGCTGACGCGCACCTCCGGCCGCGCTTCGGCCATGCCCGAAAAGGAAAAGCTCGCCGCCTTCGCCGCGACCGGCGCGACGCTCGCGATCCATCTTTCCATCCATGTGCTCGAAAAAATCGTCGCCGAACTGCTGCCTTTTTACGGTCCGGACTGTCCCATCGCGCTGGTCTTCCGCGCGAGTTGGCCGGACGAAAAAATCGTTCAGGCGACGCTCTCGACCATCGTCGCCGCAACCCGCGACAATCCGATGGAGCGCACGGCGCTAATCCTCGTCGGGCCGGCCCTCGGCGCCAATGATTTTCGCGAGAGCGCGCTTTATGATCCGGATTACCGCCGCCGTTATCGCGGCGGATTTGTCCGGCCTGACGGAACGATCGCGGAGGATGAATGA
- a CDS encoding cobalt-precorrin-5B (C(1))-methyltransferase, which translates to MEKNAPELRRGWTTGACAAAAARAAYAALTGGDFPDPVTIRLPGGQTPAFALALAERGEGFCRAGVVKDAGDDPDVTHGALIVARVSRGAPGAGVTFSAGEGVGMVTRPGLPIGVGEPAINPMPRQMIREAIAAEATLRGGGGGDVHVEISIPGGEKIAERTLNARLGIIGGLSILGTTGIVTPFSCAAWISSIHRGIDVARASGLDMVAGATGSTSEAAIKALYALPDEALIDMGDFVGGMLKYLRKHPVTRVIVAGGMAKMTKLAQGLLDLHSKRGEVDLAFLAGFAKGETADAISAANSAKHAFEIAAAAGMDLAPTVADAAWRTAAQALGGTPSALEIVIFDRDGGLLARTGFRPIEG; encoded by the coding sequence ATGGAGAAGAACGCCCCAGAACTTCGGCGCGGCTGGACGACCGGCGCCTGCGCGGCGGCCGCCGCCCGCGCCGCTTACGCGGCGCTGACGGGCGGCGATTTTCCCGATCCGGTGACCATTCGCCTGCCCGGCGGCCAGACCCCGGCCTTCGCGCTCGCTTTGGCCGAACGCGGCGAAGGTTTCTGCCGCGCCGGGGTCGTGAAGGACGCCGGCGACGACCCGGACGTCACCCATGGGGCGCTTATCGTCGCGCGCGTCTCGCGCGGCGCGCCGGGCGCGGGCGTGACTTTTTCCGCCGGGGAAGGCGTCGGAATGGTCACCAGACCAGGCCTGCCGATTGGCGTCGGCGAGCCTGCGATCAATCCCATGCCGCGCCAGATGATCCGCGAGGCCATCGCCGCCGAAGCGACCTTGCGCGGCGGCGGCGGCGGCGACGTTCATGTCGAGATTTCCATTCCCGGCGGCGAAAAGATCGCCGAACGCACGCTCAATGCGCGGCTGGGGATCATCGGCGGCCTTTCGATTCTCGGCACGACGGGAATCGTGACGCCCTTTTCCTGCGCGGCGTGGATTTCCTCGATCCATCGCGGCATAGACGTCGCCCGCGCCAGCGGCCTCGACATGGTGGCCGGCGCGACCGGCTCGACGTCCGAAGCCGCCATCAAGGCGCTTTACGCCTTGCCGGACGAAGCCCTGATCGATATGGGCGATTTCGTCGGCGGCATGCTCAAATATCTGCGCAAACATCCGGTCACGCGCGTGATCGTCGCCGGCGGCATGGCCAAGATGACCAAGCTGGCGCAGGGCCTGCTCGACCTTCATTCCAAACGCGGCGAGGTCGATCTGGCCTTTCTGGCGGGTTTCGCCAAAGGCGAAACAGCTGACGCGATAAGCGCCGCCAATTCCGCCAAACACGCTTTCGAAATCGCCGCCGCCGCCGGAATGGACCTTGCGCCCACCGTCGCCGATGCGGCGTGGCGAACCGCCGCCCAAGCTCTGGGCGGCACGCCGAGCGCATTGGAAATCGTCATTTTCGACCGCGACGGCGGATTGCTGGCGCGGACGGGATTTCGTCCCATAGAAGGTTGA
- the cobJ gene encoding precorrin-3B C(17)-methyltransferase, with protein MTSTDKSSGQGKLFIVGLGPGPDKWVAPEAREALEEADALIGYKPYTDRVPERAGLERFPSDNRVELDRARHALRLACAGRKVAVVSGGDAGVFGMAAAVLEAAETGEADWRALDIQVVPGVSAVLAAAARLGAPLGHDFCVISLSDNLKPWDIIVRRLRSAAEGDFVIALYNPASKARPRQIFDAFELLRELKDGATPVALARAVGRADERIILGDLALIDPGLVDMATLVLVGSSETRFIPRPGGEKWLLTPRSYGAGR; from the coding sequence GTGACATCGACCGATAAAAGCAGCGGGCAGGGCAAACTGTTCATCGTCGGCCTTGGTCCCGGCCCGGACAAATGGGTGGCGCCCGAAGCGCGCGAGGCTCTTGAAGAGGCCGACGCCCTGATCGGCTACAAGCCCTATACTGACCGGGTGCCCGAGCGCGCGGGACTGGAACGTTTCCCGTCCGACAATCGCGTCGAGCTCGATCGCGCCCGCCACGCCTTGCGGCTTGCCTGCGCGGGACGAAAAGTCGCGGTCGTTTCCGGCGGCGACGCAGGCGTTTTCGGCATGGCGGCGGCGGTGCTGGAGGCGGCGGAGACGGGCGAAGCCGACTGGCGCGCGCTCGACATTCAGGTCGTGCCGGGCGTCAGCGCCGTGCTGGCGGCGGCGGCTCGTCTCGGCGCCCCGCTCGGCCATGATTTCTGCGTGATTTCACTTTCCGATAATCTCAAGCCCTGGGACATCATCGTCCGGCGGCTGCGCTCGGCGGCGGAGGGCGATTTCGTCATAGCGCTCTATAATCCGGCGTCCAAGGCGCGCCCACGCCAGATTTTCGACGCCTTCGAGCTTTTGCGCGAATTGAAGGACGGCGCCACGCCGGTCGCGCTGGCGCGCGCCGTTGGCCGCGCCGACGAGCGCATCATCCTCGGCGATCTCGCCTTGATCGACCCCGGCCTCGTCGATATGGCGACCCTGGTGCTGGTCGGTTCGTCGGAGACGCGTTTCATCCCGCGGCCGGGCGGCGAAAAGTGGCTGCTGACGCCGCGCTCCTATGGGGCGGGACGATGA
- the cbiE gene encoding precorrin-6y C5,15-methyltransferase (decarboxylating) subunit CbiE has protein sequence MSPPFPRGPWLTLVGLGEDGRASLSPAANAALAQAALVVGGARHLALVAPLACETLAWPSPMDAAYPQILARRGEKIVVLASGDPFFYGVGSVLARFIPAEEMTCLPAPSAFSLVAARLGWAQQDCALITLHGRPLEKIIPHLVDGAKIIALSWDGATPQKLASLLTQLGFGASRLTICERLGGPHECMRAAVARDFALADVDALNTIALDLVADRDARIISRAPGLPDDFFEHDGQITKAEIRALTLSALKPRRGELLWDIGAGSGSVAIEFLLADANNSAIAIEAHAERAARIRRNALVLGAPQLKVIEGRAPEALRALPQPQKIFVGGGVTAPGMLDAALDALAPGGRLVVNGVTLETQALLIARHGALGGELISAQISRAEKLGGFFAFRPALPIVQWSFDKAW, from the coding sequence ATGAGCCCGCCTTTCCCTCGTGGACCTTGGCTCACTCTGGTGGGCCTCGGCGAGGATGGGCGCGCGAGCCTGTCTCCTGCCGCAAATGCCGCGCTGGCGCAAGCGGCGCTGGTCGTCGGCGGCGCGCGTCATCTCGCGCTCGTCGCGCCGCTCGCTTGCGAAACACTCGCCTGGCCTTCGCCGATGGATGCGGCCTATCCGCAAATATTGGCGCGTCGCGGCGAAAAGATCGTAGTGCTCGCCTCGGGCGATCCTTTTTTCTACGGCGTTGGCTCGGTTCTGGCGCGTTTCATCCCCGCCGAGGAAATGACCTGTTTGCCGGCGCCCTCCGCCTTCAGTCTCGTCGCCGCGCGGCTCGGCTGGGCGCAGCAGGATTGCGCTTTGATCACCCTGCATGGACGGCCGCTCGAAAAAATCATTCCGCATCTCGTCGATGGCGCGAAGATCATCGCTTTGTCCTGGGACGGCGCGACGCCGCAAAAGCTCGCTTCATTGCTGACGCAGCTTGGCTTCGGCGCCTCGCGCCTCACCATTTGCGAAAGGCTTGGCGGGCCGCATGAGTGCATGCGCGCGGCGGTCGCGCGCGATTTCGCGCTGGCTGACGTCGATGCGCTCAATACGATCGCGCTCGATCTCGTCGCCGATCGCGACGCGAGGATCATTTCGCGCGCGCCGGGCTTGCCGGATGATTTTTTCGAACATGATGGGCAGATCACCAAGGCGGAAATCCGAGCGCTCACCCTTTCAGCGCTAAAGCCCCGCCGGGGCGAATTGCTGTGGGACATTGGCGCGGGCTCGGGTTCGGTCGCGATCGAATTTCTGCTCGCGGACGCGAACAATTCAGCGATCGCCATCGAGGCGCACGCTGAACGCGCGGCGCGCATCCGCCGCAACGCTCTGGTGCTGGGAGCGCCGCAACTCAAAGTGATCGAAGGCCGCGCGCCCGAGGCTTTGCGCGCTCTGCCGCAACCGCAAAAAATCTTTGTCGGCGGCGGCGTGACTGCGCCGGGCATGCTGGACGCCGCGCTTGACGCTCTGGCGCCGGGTGGGCGGCTGGTCGTCAATGGCGTGACATTGGAGACGCAGGCGTTGCTCATCGCGCGTCATGGCGCCCTTGGCGGCGAGCTGATTTCGGCGCAAATTTCACGCGCGGAAAAGCTCGGGGGTTTTTTCGCCTTTCGGCCGGCTTTGCCCATCGTGCAATGGAGCTTCGACAAGGCATGGTGA
- a CDS encoding precorrin-8X methylmutase yields MTAYDYIRDGAEIYKNSFAIIRREADLARFDAIEERVAVRVIHACGMVEIAPHLFFSPGAAQAGVAALAAGAPIFCDANMVAHGVTRARLPANNEVICTLADPRVAELAREMGTTRTAAAMELWRPKLGGAVVAFGNAPTALFHMLEMLDADAQRPALILAMPVGFVGAAESKEAAIADARVPVIAMRGRKGGSAMAAAALNALASDKE; encoded by the coding sequence TTGACCGCCTATGATTATATCCGCGACGGCGCGGAAATTTATAAAAACTCATTCGCCATCATCCGGCGCGAGGCCGATCTCGCGCGTTTCGACGCAATCGAGGAACGCGTCGCCGTGCGCGTCATTCATGCCTGCGGCATGGTCGAGATCGCGCCGCATCTCTTCTTCTCGCCGGGCGCGGCGCAGGCCGGCGTCGCCGCGCTTGCCGCGGGCGCTCCCATCTTCTGCGACGCCAATATGGTGGCTCATGGCGTCACCCGCGCGCGCCTGCCCGCCAATAATGAAGTGATCTGCACGCTCGCCGATCCGCGCGTCGCGGAACTCGCCAGAGAAATGGGCACGACGCGTACGGCCGCCGCAATGGAATTGTGGCGGCCAAAACTCGGCGGCGCCGTGGTCGCCTTCGGCAATGCGCCGACCGCGCTCTTTCATATGCTGGAAATGCTTGACGCGGACGCCCAGCGCCCGGCCCTGATCCTCGCCATGCCGGTCGGCTTCGTCGGCGCGGCGGAATCGAAAGAGGCGGCGATCGCCGACGCCCGCGTTCCGGTGATCGCCATGCGTGGGCGAAAAGGCGGCAGCGCCATGGCGGCGGCCGCGCTCAATGCTCTTGCGAGCGACAAGGAATGA
- the cobG gene encoding precorrin-3B synthase: protein MTIENLRKGWCPGALAPMLSGDGYIFRLRLTNGVLSFRRATIFAALARRFGNGAFDLSSRANLQMRGVAEEEIEVLQAELRGLGLLDDDTRADDTRAEAVRNVVPSPLAGFDPSAFLDVRPLVAKLDQLLKRSQEMHDLPPKFGFAVDGGGALPLDVATDIVFTAMAPDRLAIFLGGVLSGEVAPENLCAAAEGLARNFLALRGDDRRMASVVARLGVAPLAQDVSVIARPMARNDGKNDAKILGAQPCGQDAFVGAGLLFGRIEADALEALAHEAEAHGAAELRLTPWRAILAVGLQTQAAPALAAKLGALGFLIDARDSRLAFTACPGAPACPSARGDTRALALALAPHWSAEARRIHISGCIKGCALHAPALTFVAESDGYALVENALARDEPSARGLDLAAMKQKLLSLKERGLDRL, encoded by the coding sequence ATGACGATCGAGAATTTGCGCAAAGGCTGGTGTCCTGGCGCCCTTGCTCCCATGCTTAGCGGAGACGGCTATATTTTCCGCCTGCGCCTGACCAATGGCGTTCTCTCTTTTCGCCGAGCAACCATTTTTGCCGCTCTCGCACGGCGTTTCGGCAATGGCGCCTTCGATCTTTCATCGCGCGCCAATCTCCAGATGCGCGGGGTCGCAGAAGAGGAAATCGAGGTTCTGCAAGCGGAATTGCGCGGCCTTGGTCTGCTCGACGATGACACGCGCGCGGATGACACGCGCGCGGAAGCCGTGCGCAATGTCGTCCCCAGCCCGCTCGCCGGTTTCGACCCGTCGGCTTTTCTGGACGTGCGCCCTCTGGTCGCAAAGCTGGATCAGTTGCTGAAACGCAGCCAGGAGATGCACGACCTGCCGCCGAAATTCGGCTTCGCCGTCGACGGCGGCGGCGCCTTGCCGCTCGATGTTGCAACCGACATCGTTTTCACCGCAATGGCGCCGGATCGCCTCGCTATTTTCCTCGGCGGCGTTCTGTCGGGTGAGGTCGCGCCGGAAAATTTGTGCGCAGCGGCCGAAGGCCTTGCGCGGAATTTTTTGGCCTTGCGCGGCGACGACCGCCGCATGGCCTCCGTGGTCGCGCGGCTCGGCGTTGCGCCGCTGGCGCAAGACGTTTCCGTCATTGCGCGCCCTATGGCTCGCAATGACGGAAAGAACGACGCCAAAATCCTCGGCGCGCAACCTTGCGGCCAAGACGCCTTTGTCGGCGCCGGGCTGTTGTTCGGACGCATCGAGGCCGACGCGCTGGAAGCCTTGGCGCATGAAGCCGAAGCCCATGGCGCCGCCGAACTGCGCCTGACGCCCTGGCGCGCGATCCTCGCCGTCGGTCTCCAAACTCAAGCCGCGCCGGCTCTTGCCGCGAAACTTGGCGCGCTCGGCTTCTTGATCGACGCGCGCGATTCCCGCCTCGCCTTCACCGCCTGTCCCGGCGCGCCGGCCTGTCCCTCGGCGCGCGGCGACACGCGGGCTCTGGCGCTGGCGCTCGCGCCTCATTGGTCGGCGGAGGCGCGCCGCATTCACATTTCCGGCTGCATCAAGGGCTGCGCGCTCCACGCGCCGGCGCTCACTTTCGTCGCGGAAAGCGACGGCTATGCGCTCGTCGAAAACGCCCTGGCGCGCGACGAGCCTTCCGCGCGCGGACTCGATCTCGCCGCCATGAAGCAAAAACTTCTCTCGCTGAAGGAACGCGGGCTTGACCGCCTATGA
- a CDS encoding cobalamin biosynthesis protein — MVSEIAIGLGFASSARAEDICALVRDMLRLAPPHARAKVFTLARKAQSAALREAAATLGLEVAYFDEAEMVAREKEIFVRGATVSQIAQEKIGLASVAEAAALLGAGPSALLLAPRRAEKNVTCALAAPADELNA; from the coding sequence ATGGTGAGCGAGATCGCCATCGGCCTTGGCTTTGCGTCGAGCGCGCGCGCGGAGGATATTTGCGCCCTCGTCCGCGATATGTTGCGCTTGGCGCCGCCACACGCCCGCGCGAAAGTTTTTACTCTCGCGCGCAAGGCGCAAAGCGCCGCCTTGCGTGAGGCCGCGGCGACGCTCGGCCTCGAGGTCGCATATTTCGACGAGGCGGAAATGGTCGCGCGCGAGAAAGAAATTTTCGTGCGCGGCGCGACGGTCTCGCAAATCGCGCAAGAAAAAATCGGCCTCGCCAGCGTCGCCGAAGCGGCGGCCTTGCTCGGCGCGGGCCCGAGCGCCTTATTGCTCGCGCCGCGCCGCGCGGAAAAAAACGTCACCTGCGCCCTGGCCGCGCCAGCAGACGAGTTGAACGCATGA